From a region of the Paraburkholderia caribensis genome:
- a CDS encoding glycosyl hydrolase 108 family protein, with protein MVRHLNHPTHPVKPAAPAAQPPQWQPLNWSFPFAPINGNPANPQTWLTALASGDGGFYPLGANGMFHGGIHFDAGTGGALMQGKGVQAIADGEVVAYRLDASYPELTYPTTPPRHALYSTGFVLIRHKLVLPPAPETSSASSTTASPVSSASATTTSATQAYQPPADEVLEFYSLYMHQLDWAGYRAAQSDDGSSSALSIHTRPFWQGDRHFRVGGKAGDRQAQPPQRNTLFRFDLASASTYPPAPGDGAQLGGIAAGPSPDSLGVLAPAADTKVRYALPLADAPGAADAPQGVQGVRILDRADGTVIGLLPRGSELSVVGSAVARWAQIAKILKGSPVAAVAGATPDPRAATGWVNLDVLDAVVEPKPLDTVVVLDKPYPVKAGDVVGYLGEYQNSAHSQVLPPTPKRTLLHVEVFTGAQIETFISKSQARAKKLPESGKTLLVIRQGAKLVKCPDPQSNTQLTGLTLALAKGDPGKGCWAKVQPTRSGPQSAARAHGRSPHVSKTPVGDPLWVERQYAGKVAGAVVHSWPDFPLQIASAQGPAVGYQQVLSRAQLEQSADNGKAADDQDKGGAQWWSIAAGNADGSTILGWVCEKDHPDTQWQSPWAWPGFDTVDTTSIPLLDMYRRNLFEAKQLLDGEEEEFSVIAATVNAGPLIGKLEKAAKRQRDGNGNVTPADLKNALTVPWLAEAVSHLIVRYESEWGGDMGKWDGLSKLMGDGKYVWQAELERIKKLRWWDAAKAVKGFPAGPDVWHIHPVGLVGNFLQRGICDCKARFEKISKIVLLNEGGFVNDSNDSGGATNKGIAWATWQAHAREDVGLEPTLENLRGLTDDQAKMIYLKRYWEPRGFCGITNEKTALNIYDWTITSGKAIRKIQELLTSEYSKATAHDNRMSTDFVNQINSIEDQEDLVQKIGAVRKQYYAALAYDREGKPNKNQKFLSGWTGRVDRCLNYKG; from the coding sequence ATGGTTAGGCATCTGAATCATCCGACTCATCCCGTCAAACCGGCCGCGCCTGCAGCGCAGCCGCCGCAGTGGCAGCCCCTGAACTGGAGTTTCCCTTTTGCGCCCATCAATGGCAATCCGGCGAATCCCCAGACGTGGCTCACCGCACTGGCAAGTGGTGATGGCGGCTTCTACCCGCTCGGGGCAAACGGCATGTTTCACGGCGGCATCCATTTCGACGCTGGCACGGGTGGCGCGTTAATGCAGGGTAAGGGTGTTCAGGCAATCGCTGACGGCGAAGTCGTGGCTTATCGGCTTGACGCTTCCTATCCCGAGCTGACCTATCCGACCACGCCTCCTCGCCACGCGCTGTATTCGACGGGGTTTGTGCTGATACGTCACAAGCTCGTGCTGCCGCCGGCGCCAGAGACATCAAGCGCGTCATCAACGACGGCTTCACCCGTATCGAGTGCCTCTGCAACGACCACCAGTGCCACGCAGGCTTACCAACCGCCTGCCGACGAGGTGCTGGAGTTCTACAGCTTATACATGCACCAGCTCGATTGGGCCGGTTATCGGGCGGCGCAGTCAGACGATGGCAGTTCATCTGCGCTGTCTATCCACACGCGTCCCTTCTGGCAAGGCGACCGACATTTCCGTGTCGGCGGCAAGGCGGGGGATCGCCAGGCGCAACCTCCCCAGCGCAATACGCTGTTCCGGTTCGATCTGGCTTCAGCGAGTACCTATCCCCCCGCACCAGGCGACGGCGCGCAGCTTGGAGGCATTGCGGCCGGGCCATCGCCCGACAGTCTTGGTGTGCTTGCGCCGGCTGCCGACACCAAGGTCCGATATGCATTGCCGCTAGCTGATGCCCCCGGTGCCGCAGACGCACCGCAGGGCGTCCAGGGCGTCCGCATCCTGGACAGGGCTGATGGAACCGTGATTGGTCTGCTGCCGCGAGGTAGCGAACTAAGCGTTGTCGGAAGTGCCGTGGCCCGCTGGGCGCAAATCGCGAAGATTCTCAAGGGGTCGCCTGTTGCCGCCGTCGCTGGCGCGACACCTGATCCGCGCGCTGCGACGGGCTGGGTCAATCTCGACGTACTTGATGCGGTCGTCGAGCCCAAGCCGCTGGATACGGTAGTCGTGCTCGACAAGCCGTATCCGGTCAAGGCGGGCGACGTGGTGGGCTATCTGGGCGAGTACCAGAACTCCGCCCATTCGCAGGTGCTCCCACCGACACCGAAGCGCACGCTGCTTCACGTCGAGGTATTCACTGGGGCCCAAATCGAGACTTTCATCAGCAAGAGTCAGGCCCGGGCGAAGAAACTGCCCGAGAGCGGGAAAACGTTGCTCGTGATCCGGCAGGGCGCGAAGCTCGTCAAATGTCCCGATCCGCAGAGCAACACCCAGTTGACGGGTCTCACGCTGGCGCTAGCGAAGGGCGATCCAGGCAAGGGATGTTGGGCTAAGGTGCAGCCGACCCGGTCTGGGCCTCAGTCGGCCGCGCGGGCACACGGTCGCTCCCCGCACGTCAGCAAGACACCCGTGGGTGATCCTCTTTGGGTTGAGCGGCAGTATGCGGGCAAGGTAGCCGGGGCAGTCGTCCATAGCTGGCCAGATTTCCCGCTACAGATTGCCAGTGCGCAGGGACCGGCCGTCGGATACCAACAGGTACTCTCTCGCGCGCAGCTTGAGCAGTCGGCCGACAACGGCAAAGCGGCGGACGATCAGGACAAGGGCGGCGCGCAGTGGTGGTCGATCGCGGCGGGCAATGCTGACGGTTCGACGATCTTGGGCTGGGTGTGCGAGAAGGATCACCCCGACACGCAGTGGCAAAGCCCCTGGGCGTGGCCGGGGTTCGATACGGTCGATACGACAAGCATTCCGTTGCTGGACATGTATAGGCGCAACCTATTCGAGGCCAAGCAGTTGCTTGACGGCGAGGAGGAGGAGTTCAGTGTCATTGCGGCAACAGTGAATGCCGGGCCGTTGATCGGGAAGCTGGAAAAGGCCGCTAAGCGGCAAAGGGACGGCAACGGGAACGTAACACCCGCCGATTTGAAGAACGCCTTGACGGTCCCTTGGCTCGCCGAGGCGGTCTCGCATCTGATCGTTCGCTATGAGAGTGAATGGGGCGGCGATATGGGTAAGTGGGACGGGTTATCGAAGCTGATGGGTGATGGGAAATACGTCTGGCAGGCGGAGTTGGAGCGTATAAAAAAGCTCCGATGGTGGGACGCAGCGAAGGCTGTGAAGGGCTTTCCGGCTGGTCCGGATGTGTGGCACATCCATCCGGTTGGGCTGGTGGGGAATTTTTTGCAAAGGGGGATATGTGATTGTAAAGCGCGGTTTGAAAAGATATCGAAGATAGTTTTGCTCAACGAAGGCGGATTCGTCAACGATTCAAATGATTCAGGCGGAGCTACGAATAAGGGAATCGCGTGGGCGACGTGGCAAGCACACGCTAGAGAGGATGTCGGATTAGAACCGACATTGGAGAATCTGAGAGGGTTGACCGACGATCAAGCAAAGATGATATATCTGAAGCGGTACTGGGAGCCCCGAGGTTTTTGCGGCATTACCAATGAGAAGACTGCCTTGAATATATACGATTGGACAATAACGTCTGGGAAGGCTATTAGAAAAATTCAGGAATTACTAACCTCGGAATACTCTAAAGCTACTGCGCATGACAATAGGATGTCGACAGATTTCGTCAATCAAATAAACTCTATCGAAGATCAGGAGGATCTGGTGCAAAAAATCGGAGCGGTGCGCAAACAGTACTATGCAGCTCTCGCATATGATAGAGAAGGAAAGCCAAACAAAAATCAGAAATTTTTGTCAGGATGGACTGGGCGAGTCGATCGATGCTTAAACTATAAAGGATGA
- a CDS encoding class I SAM-dependent methyltransferase has protein sequence MSATRHDRARAITIATIAATFFMFTLTGCASSSLNSQTSLRSPQSQGASAASLDAAISGSQRSSQARARDVYRHPRETLQFFDLGPAQTVLEIAPGGGWYSDILAPYLRNAGQLYEAQYVSPSADLAAEDSATDTAYRRKLANAPSVYGNVVVGTLHAGQFNGFDANERFDRVLTFRNIHNWIKDGQFDANLRAFYGALKHGGELGVEEHRARPGTTEQQMIDSGYVTEAFVIEHAQAAGFVLVARSEINANPKDTKDYPHGVWSLPPTYQGGDVDRSRFAAIGESDRMTLKFAKP, from the coding sequence ATGTCCGCTACTCGCCATGACCGTGCGCGCGCAATCACGATTGCCACGATTGCCGCCACCTTTTTTATGTTCACACTGACAGGCTGCGCGTCCTCGTCGCTGAACTCGCAAACTTCGTTGCGTAGTCCGCAATCACAAGGTGCCAGCGCCGCGTCGCTCGATGCCGCCATTAGCGGGTCGCAGCGTAGCAGCCAGGCGCGTGCGCGCGACGTCTATCGTCATCCGCGAGAAACGCTGCAGTTTTTCGATCTCGGTCCGGCGCAGACAGTGTTGGAGATCGCCCCGGGCGGAGGATGGTATTCGGACATACTGGCGCCCTACTTGCGCAACGCGGGGCAGCTTTACGAGGCGCAATATGTCAGTCCGTCCGCCGATCTCGCCGCTGAAGACAGCGCGACGGATACGGCTTATCGGCGCAAGCTCGCGAACGCGCCATCGGTGTACGGAAACGTTGTGGTCGGCACATTGCACGCAGGCCAGTTCAACGGCTTCGACGCGAATGAGCGATTCGACCGTGTGCTCACCTTTCGAAACATTCATAACTGGATCAAGGACGGGCAATTCGATGCGAACCTGCGCGCCTTCTACGGCGCGCTGAAACATGGCGGCGAACTCGGCGTCGAGGAGCACCGCGCACGGCCAGGAACGACTGAGCAACAAATGATCGATTCCGGTTACGTGACGGAAGCGTTCGTCATCGAGCACGCACAAGCGGCCGGCTTCGTTCTGGTTGCGCGCAGCGAGATCAACGCGAATCCGAAAGACACAAAGGATTATCCGCATGGCGTGTGGTCTTTGCCGCCCACTTATCAAGGCGGTGACGTCGACAGGTCGCGCTTTGCTGCAATCGGGGAATCGGATCGCATGACGCTCAAGTTCGCCAAGCCTTAG
- a CDS encoding ImcF-related family protein, with protein sequence MQQASRERGIEPPVPEDKVAMEAEQNARRAAGWAKDLRLQLQQTRRFRWAYTHTWLLVTGDAPTVRRLLPEVAERGWLITDDVVLLWGGVGTDGLPDELWLRQIRRLRRARPIDAMVLALDGATPLPDTARSTTGWAMNLVRTMNTLQWSAPVYVLDQAELPARAPITTPVIGCELPNAADAHSIGSALGGLNIRMANLGIAQIGRDDSDRYTGLMSQYLDGRIAPLSNWIAGVNSRLRRAVWVRGVFFASRPQKGTMELDTDLWSHLATDALRTGGHRIGLHPVSVFSTATLAAIALWTTGLLLSAATNARDLVLTSEAVHNLHTARDSATRLRNLLALQQRIALYEDRIQHHAPLPTRFGLNHDAPTLAAIWTPYSRTARDTLITPVQQNLEAQLVDLNQMQTAQLDSQTSQLAQDGHKTLKTYLMMSEPAHADPSFMTPLLPHYWNIAADLPPGEKLDLSQRLLGFYAEHLKQHPEWRIDARDDLINGSRQTLLVVIGVKNSEDTIYQDIVASVGRKYPDQTLASLTAGTDTRGLFRTSAFVPGVFTREAWEGTIAQAIDDAAKHNGTASDWVLAGANTTNSTQQAQTASSPEALKAALISHYFADYAEHWQAFMNTIQWERAPSMPAAIGQLKAMADARQSPLIALMKSLEYQGSAGAQKASLSDTLVTKAQNIFGGNKADEPQAARPDPAGPLGPSFGPVLRLVAQGTGGDAPSSNNKTAAGYSDLSLQRYLERVTTLRLRLQQIGDSPDADAQARQVAQTLFQGKGSELADTQSYARLIAASVGAQWAGMGDALFVRPVAQALQTVLQPAQASLNEAWQQSIVSAWNRSFAGRYPFTSTANDASLPELARFLRPQGGLIAAFLASQLAGVLELQGDQWMPVTTATSSLVFDPSFLTAINTLQRIAGHLLAQGEPQYRVEFKPVPSPGITDTLLTVDGQKLHYFNQQETWQPMNWPSNDPQRTGTRLEWQTEKAGTNRSLEFDGRWAFVRMLEHARVEPVDSATYMLTWQASPFVREIRPAAAKSASDPAYDIDTLIAQEPGKPAPGSDTHALGYMMRTDVGKGPLELLALKGFVLPSRIFVSRSPGTANMARDNSPPPLPKAALEAGKRAAIPLPQS encoded by the coding sequence GTGCAGCAAGCTTCCAGGGAGCGGGGTATCGAGCCACCCGTGCCGGAGGACAAGGTCGCAATGGAGGCAGAGCAGAATGCCAGACGCGCCGCGGGATGGGCGAAGGATCTGCGCTTACAACTGCAGCAGACCCGGCGGTTCCGTTGGGCATACACCCATACCTGGCTACTTGTCACCGGCGACGCCCCCACCGTTCGCCGGTTGCTGCCCGAAGTGGCCGAAAGAGGCTGGCTCATCACGGACGATGTCGTGCTGCTATGGGGCGGAGTGGGAACGGATGGCCTGCCCGATGAATTGTGGCTGCGCCAGATTCGTCGGTTGCGTCGTGCCCGCCCGATCGATGCAATGGTGCTTGCGCTCGATGGAGCCACGCCGCTGCCTGATACCGCGCGCAGCACAACGGGGTGGGCTATGAATCTTGTGCGCACCATGAATACGCTGCAGTGGTCCGCGCCCGTGTACGTGCTGGATCAGGCTGAACTCCCAGCCAGAGCGCCTATCACGACGCCAGTTATCGGGTGCGAGTTGCCAAACGCGGCTGATGCACACTCTATCGGCTCTGCACTTGGTGGGTTGAACATTCGCATGGCCAACCTCGGTATCGCGCAGATCGGTCGCGACGACAGCGACCGCTACACGGGCCTCATGTCCCAGTATCTCGACGGCCGCATCGCGCCGCTGTCGAACTGGATCGCAGGCGTCAATTCGCGTTTGCGCCGCGCGGTGTGGGTACGAGGGGTGTTTTTCGCTTCCCGTCCACAGAAAGGGACCATGGAACTTGATACTGACCTCTGGTCTCACCTCGCCACCGACGCCCTCCGCACAGGCGGCCACCGCATCGGCCTGCATCCCGTCAGCGTCTTCTCGACTGCAACACTCGCAGCCATCGCACTATGGACCACAGGCCTGCTCCTCTCCGCCGCCACCAACGCCCGCGACCTCGTCCTCACCAGCGAAGCCGTGCACAACCTGCACACTGCGCGAGACTCCGCCACGCGTCTGCGCAACCTGCTCGCACTCCAGCAACGCATCGCACTGTACGAAGACCGCATACAGCACCACGCTCCGCTCCCAACCCGCTTCGGCCTGAACCACGACGCACCAACACTCGCGGCCATCTGGACGCCCTACTCGCGCACCGCCCGCGACACGCTTATCACACCCGTACAGCAGAACCTCGAAGCGCAACTGGTCGATCTGAACCAGATGCAGACCGCCCAGCTCGATAGCCAGACGAGCCAGCTTGCGCAGGACGGTCACAAGACCTTGAAGACCTACCTGATGATGTCGGAGCCTGCACACGCCGATCCATCGTTCATGACGCCATTGCTGCCACACTACTGGAACATCGCCGCCGACCTGCCGCCAGGCGAGAAGCTCGACCTCTCGCAGCGTCTGCTCGGCTTCTACGCGGAGCACCTGAAACAGCACCCGGAATGGCGCATCGACGCCCGCGACGACCTCATCAACGGCTCGCGTCAGACATTGCTCGTCGTGATCGGCGTAAAGAATTCCGAAGACACGATCTATCAGGACATCGTCGCGTCCGTCGGCAGGAAGTATCCGGACCAGACGCTCGCCTCTCTGACAGCCGGCACCGACACACGTGGCCTGTTCCGCACCTCGGCCTTCGTTCCCGGCGTATTCACGCGCGAGGCGTGGGAGGGCACGATCGCCCAGGCCATCGACGACGCCGCAAAACACAACGGCACCGCCAGCGACTGGGTGCTCGCCGGCGCCAACACGACAAACAGCACACAGCAAGCGCAAACCGCATCGTCTCCCGAGGCGCTGAAAGCCGCCCTCATCAGCCATTACTTCGCCGACTACGCCGAACACTGGCAAGCCTTCATGAACACGATCCAGTGGGAGCGCGCACCGTCGATGCCCGCCGCCATCGGTCAGTTGAAGGCCATGGCCGACGCGCGCCAGTCGCCACTGATCGCGTTGATGAAGTCGCTCGAGTATCAGGGCAGCGCGGGCGCCCAGAAGGCCTCACTATCCGACACGCTCGTCACGAAGGCGCAGAACATCTTCGGCGGCAACAAGGCCGATGAACCGCAGGCAGCACGCCCCGATCCCGCAGGGCCACTCGGGCCGTCGTTCGGTCCCGTGCTGCGCCTCGTCGCACAGGGCACGGGCGGCGATGCCCCCTCATCGAACAACAAGACGGCAGCCGGCTACAGCGATCTGAGCCTGCAACGCTATCTGGAGCGCGTCACGACGTTACGGCTGCGGCTGCAGCAGATCGGCGACAGCCCGGACGCCGACGCACAGGCGCGGCAGGTCGCGCAAACGCTTTTCCAGGGCAAAGGCTCGGAACTCGCCGACACGCAGTCCTACGCGCGCCTGATCGCCGCGAGCGTCGGCGCGCAATGGGCGGGCATGGGCGATGCCCTGTTCGTGCGCCCCGTCGCGCAGGCCTTGCAGACCGTGCTCCAGCCTGCCCAGGCGAGCCTGAACGAAGCCTGGCAGCAGAGCATCGTCTCGGCGTGGAACCGCTCGTTCGCGGGACGCTATCCCTTCACCAGCACCGCCAACGACGCCTCGCTGCCCGAACTCGCGCGCTTCCTGCGACCGCAAGGCGGCCTGATCGCCGCGTTTCTCGCGAGCCAGCTTGCGGGCGTGCTGGAGTTGCAGGGCGACCAATGGATGCCCGTCACCACGGCAACGTCCTCGCTCGTCTTCGATCCGTCATTCCTTACCGCTATCAACACGCTGCAACGGATTGCAGGGCACCTGCTCGCGCAGGGCGAGCCGCAGTATCGGGTCGAATTCAAACCCGTGCCGTCGCCGGGCATCACGGATACGCTGCTCACCGTCGATGGCCAGAAGCTGCACTACTTCAACCAGCAGGAAACCTGGCAACCGATGAACTGGCCATCGAACGATCCGCAGAGAACGGGCACGCGCCTCGAATGGCAGACGGAGAAGGCAGGCACGAACCGCAGTCTGGAGTTCGACGGGCGCTGGGCATTCGTGCGCATGCTCGAACACGCGCGCGTGGAACCCGTCGATAGCGCAACGTACATGCTCACCTGGCAGGCTTCGCCGTTCGTGCGTGAAATCAGGCCGGCCGCCGCGAAGTCCGCCAGCGACCCCGCCTACGACATCGATACGCTCATCGCACAGGAGCCCGGCAAGCCTGCGCCTGGCAGCGACACGCATGCACTGGGCTACATGATGCGCACCGACGTGGGTAAAGGTCCGCTCGAACTGCTTGCGCTCAAGGGTTTCGTGCTGCCTTCGCGCATCTTCGTGAGCCGCTCACCGGGCACGGCGAACATGGCAAGGGACAACAGTCCGCCGCCTTTGCCGAAGGCCGCGCTTGAAGCGGGCAAACGCGCGGCCATACCGCTGCCGCAGAGCTGA
- a CDS encoding NUDIX hydrolase — protein sequence MISFDTDGHRFNLRAVAVITTGDHVLLHMLEGDEYWSLPGGRVEAGEDAATAVAREMREELDIEVQVGHLLWIVENFFAGGGRPHHEVGLYFATEVPRDARILDLDARHSGSEQGRKLEFAWFNRHALASIDVRPAFLRHALAQDPLQFAHIVCRDLA from the coding sequence ATGATCTCCTTCGACACCGACGGCCATCGCTTCAACCTCCGCGCGGTCGCCGTCATCACGACAGGCGACCACGTCCTGCTGCACATGCTGGAAGGCGACGAATACTGGTCGCTGCCGGGCGGCCGCGTCGAGGCGGGCGAGGACGCGGCCACGGCCGTCGCGCGCGAGATGCGCGAGGAACTGGATATCGAGGTGCAAGTCGGGCACTTGCTGTGGATCGTCGAAAACTTCTTCGCGGGTGGTGGTCGCCCACATCACGAAGTCGGCCTGTACTTCGCGACGGAAGTCCCGCGCGACGCTCGCATCCTCGATCTCGACGCGCGCCACTCAGGCAGCGAACAGGGCCGCAAGCTCGAATTCGCGTGGTTCAACCGGCACGCACTGGCAAGCATCGACGTGCGGCCCGCGTTCCTGCGTCACGCGCTCGCGCAGGACCCGCTTCAGTTCGCGCACATCGTGTGTCGCGACCTCGCCTAG
- a CDS encoding PAAR domain-containing protein, producing MTRLIALKGNLTTTGGRVLDGDVTMLDDGQPLARHMGLASCPRCGQNGPIYGTALNWGIGASRGVRDGDIVMCRCPRGTNRVIARSSIYDGG from the coding sequence ATGACGAGATTGATCGCACTCAAAGGAAACCTGACCACCACGGGAGGCCGAGTGCTGGATGGTGACGTAACGATGCTCGACGATGGACAGCCGCTTGCGCGCCACATGGGGCTCGCGTCCTGTCCACGCTGCGGACAGAATGGCCCCATCTATGGCACCGCGCTGAACTGGGGAATAGGAGCCTCGCGTGGCGTACGCGATGGCGACATCGTGATGTGCCGCTGTCCGCGCGGCACGAACCGAGTCATCGCGCGTTCGTCGATTTACGACGGCGGATAA
- a CDS encoding type VI secretion system Vgr family protein, which produces MASLFEDSRAYAGGLMAITGRQAYFLEVPGAASAAALSVVSFEATERIGAPTEIRIQLTHPGKLAREDYLNRDAVFLVDPAPGTPRSFSGFIASLSTLKTTKDFTRYEVIVMSHLARLDAVTTSHIYQHQTTPQIIEAVLRRHGLKGHQFAFRLRRTYPQHLFRFQYRMTDLAFVQMLMQKAGIYCYTVETEHGDQIVFGDDIDHYIYEPQLDVPYRENAGLEAAIESVFSLETHARTVPQSFSVADYNPEQAWERFRDEANVAPQDPTTYGQPYIYGTHHLDQASAKWEAQLRHEAAIAWQVVYEGESNVLALQPARILRVDEALPDAPDGQVVIAVTHRGARDAAYTNTWQAIPSGRRFRLKLEESTWAKIPGSLSARVTSPDQYKYAYLTAAGYYTVRFDTDFAPWPAGGESVPLRLAKPFAGALQTGFHFPALDGTEAVIEFRDGDPDKPYIAAFHHHSHAVDHVTSDRRWLSRNVIRTQSNNKLRMEDWEGQEGIKLSTEHSGKSQLNLGYLVNQKLERRGEGFELRTSGYGAMRAGKGQFITAYDQPAAGGQQLDMQETIAQLESALELARALADSAHSAKAVPADTDAQHQVNDELNGLKKPGVLASAPASVGIVSGSGVQICAKDNINAVAGKSADISVAKRFTVAAGELVSMFAQKLGMKLIAAKGPIDLQAQSDAMSLLADKDVSVTSVNGTVRISAKNELILECGGAFVQLKDGSITLGGPLDLFLKVITVQKKGAQSMNANPTLEQGFGSIPKSRADHYSN; this is translated from the coding sequence ATGGCGAGCCTGTTCGAGGACAGCAGAGCGTATGCAGGTGGCCTGATGGCGATCACAGGGCGTCAGGCATATTTTCTTGAAGTTCCGGGGGCGGCGAGCGCGGCGGCGCTCTCCGTAGTCTCGTTCGAGGCCACCGAACGTATCGGGGCGCCCACCGAGATCCGCATTCAGCTCACGCATCCGGGCAAGCTTGCACGCGAGGACTATTTGAACCGGGACGCGGTATTCCTGGTTGATCCCGCACCCGGTACGCCACGCAGCTTCTCCGGCTTCATTGCGTCGCTCTCGACTCTTAAGACGACGAAGGACTTCACCCGCTACGAAGTCATCGTCATGTCTCACCTCGCCCGGCTCGATGCGGTCACCACGAGCCACATCTATCAGCATCAGACAACGCCGCAGATCATCGAGGCCGTGTTGCGACGTCACGGGCTGAAGGGCCACCAGTTCGCTTTCCGGTTGCGCCGGACGTATCCGCAGCACCTGTTCCGTTTCCAGTACCGGATGACCGATCTCGCTTTCGTCCAGATGCTGATGCAAAAAGCGGGCATCTACTGCTACACGGTCGAGACCGAGCATGGCGACCAGATCGTGTTTGGTGACGACATCGACCATTACATCTATGAACCGCAACTCGATGTCCCATACCGGGAGAATGCGGGACTCGAAGCGGCGATCGAGTCAGTGTTCTCGCTGGAGACCCACGCGCGGACCGTGCCGCAGTCGTTCTCGGTGGCCGACTATAACCCCGAACAGGCGTGGGAACGCTTCCGGGACGAGGCAAACGTCGCACCTCAGGATCCCACCACCTACGGCCAGCCGTACATCTACGGCACGCATCACCTGGATCAGGCGAGCGCGAAGTGGGAGGCGCAACTTCGTCACGAGGCGGCGATAGCATGGCAGGTCGTCTACGAGGGCGAAAGCAACGTGCTCGCGCTACAACCGGCGCGTATCCTGCGTGTCGATGAGGCGTTGCCCGATGCGCCCGATGGTCAGGTCGTGATCGCGGTCACGCATCGTGGCGCACGCGATGCGGCCTACACGAACACCTGGCAGGCGATTCCGTCCGGGCGGCGTTTCCGGTTGAAGCTGGAGGAGTCGACGTGGGCGAAGATCCCCGGTTCGCTGTCGGCACGGGTGACGTCGCCCGACCAATACAAATACGCCTATCTGACTGCCGCTGGTTACTACACGGTGCGTTTCGACACGGATTTTGCACCGTGGCCCGCTGGCGGGGAGAGTGTGCCGCTGCGTCTGGCGAAACCGTTCGCCGGGGCGTTGCAGACGGGCTTCCACTTTCCGGCGCTGGACGGCACGGAGGCCGTGATCGAGTTCAGGGACGGCGATCCCGACAAGCCGTATATCGCGGCCTTCCATCATCACAGTCATGCCGTCGACCACGTGACGAGCGACCGGCGCTGGCTCTCGCGTAACGTGATCCGCACGCAGAGCAACAACAAGCTGCGCATGGAGGACTGGGAAGGTCAGGAAGGCATCAAGCTGTCGACCGAGCATTCGGGCAAGTCGCAACTGAACCTCGGCTATCTGGTCAACCAGAAGCTCGAACGGCGGGGTGAAGGGTTTGAATTGCGCACGTCGGGTTACGGTGCGATGCGCGCAGGGAAAGGGCAGTTCATCACGGCCTATGACCAGCCTGCGGCGGGTGGTCAGCAACTGGATATGCAGGAGACTATCGCACAGCTTGAAAGCGCGCTGGAACTGGCGAGAGCGCTGGCGGACTCGGCGCACAGTGCGAAGGCTGTCCCCGCCGACACTGACGCGCAGCATCAGGTCAATGACGAACTCAATGGCCTGAAAAAGCCGGGGGTGCTTGCGAGTGCGCCCGCATCCGTGGGGATTGTTTCGGGCAGTGGCGTCCAGATCTGCGCAAAGGACAACATCAACGCGGTCGCAGGGAAAAGCGCGGATATCAGCGTGGCGAAACGCTTCACCGTGGCGGCGGGCGAACTTGTCTCAATGTTCGCGCAGAAGCTCGGGATGAAGCTGATCGCCGCGAAAGGTCCAATTGATCTGCAGGCTCAAAGCGATGCGATGTCGTTACTGGCAGACAAGGATGTGAGCGTGACCAGTGTCAATGGCACGGTACGCATCAGCGCGAAGAACGAACTCATCCTCGAATGCGGCGGGGCGTTTGTTCAACTCAAGGACGGAAGCATCACCTTGGGCGGACCGCTCGATCTGTTTCTGAAGGTCATTACGGTTCAGAAAAAAGGAGCGCAATCGATGAACGCCAATCCGACACTGGAACAAGGTTTTGGCTCGATTCCTAAGAGTCGCGCGGACCATTACTCCAACTGA